The Engraulis encrasicolus isolate BLACKSEA-1 chromosome 11, IST_EnEncr_1.0, whole genome shotgun sequence nucleotide sequence tcaatttagagccctgactgccatcttgcccctcctcaaaacATCATGTTtacaactagaatgggcactcggtagagcgcaaaccttcgcctacgccacttatttttttctggccatcttcaaaatgtggggcataacattctccaaattttggtgttagtttcatttaaatcggaccggaatatcgtaatattacatttttggcccagtcttgacctcttattcaattcagcatgcacacgttcttctggcatatagtgcttggcaaagaaaaacgtttttgacctttttgtgaccttgaccttgacctttgacccaatcactcccaaaaagtaattgggtttttccttgggtcatgaccaatcatcccactaaatgtcataaaaatcggcgcaatttacgttttgaccttttcgtgacctgaccttgacctttgacccaatcactcccaaaaagtaatcgattattccttgggtcatgaccaatcatcccactaaatttcataaaaatcggcgcaatttacgtttttgaccttttcgtgaccttgcccttgacctttgtcctttgacccaatcactcccaaaaaataatcgattgttccttgggtcatgaccaatcatcccactaaatttcataaaaatcggctcagttctttctgagtttgaccttttcgtgaccttgaccttgacctttgacccaatcactcccaaaaagtaatcgattgttccttgggtcatgaccaatcatcccaccaaatttcataaaaatcggctcagttctgactgagttatacgaagtacatacaaacaaacaaacaaacatattcacaaataaataaataaataaataaataaataaataaatacacagcggtcaaaacataaccttcgccgactttgtcttggcgaaggtaaaaatGGCAAACCCATGTAAAGTTACCTGGATTTGATGATGATATGCAATTTAATTTCCCCTCCCTTCAGGGCCTTCCAGTCCAGAGCTGATCGAGTGAACACACGGGGGGAAAATAACATGAAATATTCACACAATCAGTTACCAGGAAATCAGTGGCTGCTTACGAGTTATGAATAATTTGCCAGTAAATCGAAACCTTGACACCACTGGGGGTTGATTAGTAAGAAATACTGTGTTTATAAATTGATCTATGAATCATTCATCATAAACAGTTTTGCcacaattacatacatacatacatacatttattACTTTTGTGTATTCTTTTACAAACATTCTTTAATAAATAAAGggataaacgtttttttttttagatgtatTAATGCGTTACATTATACAGATCACATTACAGTgtggttagagtgtgtgtgtggtcacaacTCTGCAGTTTACAGTTTGGATATCTatgtgtagataggctatcatcATACAGGTGCATGCTACTTCACTGCAGTAAGAgtacaaactttttcttctgCACCAACACAGAGGCATGGAGACTCCAAAGCTATTGGGTCCTTTGGTGTGTTGTGGGCCTTCTATCTAGTTTGACCCTGGCTCATTACTGGCTTCTCTCCTCTGCAGTAAAAGGTTTTGCTCACAATCATCCCCAAGAAACTGTTTACAGGCGATCCACAGAGATTTATTAATCAGAGCGCCAGGCTGTGGACTCCCATCTCTGCTCCTTCTCCTGCACCACTTAAAGCATCAAAGGTAAATGAGCTTCACTCGGAGGATGTCTCTGAGCTCACTGAGTGCAGGCAACTCCATATGTccgggctgggctggactggccatctggcattagtggcaatttcctggtgggccccgcacccttgtgggcccctattttcaggatcttttttcttttttctgaaaataggggccaaaaggaagaaaggagtctcACACAAGAGCTGAAATCAAAACAAGCCGAATAAactaaataaaaccgacagacgggACAAACGTTTTGGGTCTACTCTAGCCCATCGAAtgctgatgatgggctagacccgaaacgtttgtcccctgtctgtcggttttatttactttattcagggccctttaagccaaaagtgcctaggccctatttatcccccggTCCAGCCCTGCATATGTCCTGCTCCTGCTCTGTGGCCTTCTGCTAACCCAGATAAGTTCTGCTGTATTCACTCCGAGCTTTTCATAGCCCTCCTACACAGTTACtttttgcagtgttaagtcaacGTTAGAGTCTTTGATTTTAACGCAGGCAGTGTTGATCATTGTGACTCccacagtgttgaattaacactgcactatTTACTGTAGGGAAGAGGAGCTGTACTGGTTCATTCTCCAAGTCATGGgagggcttaaagtgatactgtcccatttttggaaataagcctattttacacctccccttgagtgaaaTAAGACCCCAGATAGCAAGCTTACATTGAATCGATGTAGAATCAGCATTCCATTGCCGACGCTAAACCATTGAAACAACATCAGATGTCGATGTTGATTTAGCATCAGTTTGCACCCTCGACTAACATTGAAACTATGTTGATTTTGTAACTATGGATCCACGCAACTTCAACTGTATTTCGATACGTGcctatattgaaacaacattgaaatttcgacgtaactaaaaatcaatgagctttcaatgttatttcaatagaaaggctaccagaattatctggctcatatatgctttatctacagccaggatccacattttaataatataaaataataaatatgaaacacaagatgtttattaagaaagatgtttattatttgaattattttaattactgtcACCGCGACTGGCACCTCCAGTTCTGTCCGGCGCATAGCCATTTCTGCACAGCTTGTGTAAAAACAAGATCATCCATCCGATTCCCACCAGGCTGTTGAGCGAGGgcatctgaaacacacaaaatataggcctagttttaattaaaatgaatcCTAACAACACACATCGGTCCATAAAACTTTTCAAAATGTATTGAAAATCCCATGCTATTTCtgaaatattgtaatgggtgttatcacaacaggtgtaggcTACTCGTGTTGCgttatagagtaggcctacatctgttgtgataacatccattacaatacttagtTACACATCTGAAGGAATACAGCAGGAAATATGGTATTGTGGAATGAATGTAGCCTACCGTATCCTTTTACAGTTAGCAAGGCgttctgttggagtcttcctaatcaaggtccccgacctctgctgcgtctgtctccctcctcctccatctctggccatcggtcctactgggcttttaggtcgttatgattgtgatgggccaggaaagtcagagctggagctctcgtcatggtcgtggaaggtctaaagcacatacacactTAAGTTTATTACGTTGTAAGTGTATGTTCCAGCAACTGACACCAGTACACGTACTGCTAGCTGCAGTTCACAGAATGGCTGCAGTAAAGCTCGCTAGCCGGCTAGCCTGtttcattcagcttgtgttgcCGATCGTAGGTGATCGGAGGAAATCGGCCGTGACCGCACCAGGCGCTCTCGGAAAACTGTGGCCGTTTATGGATCGCGGACCGGGGACACTTACTGTGTAAAAGTATGAAAGTCTGCTTACCTGTAATTGTTCCTGGATCCGAGCGTGCGCCACTCTTTGTCTTGTCCCGTTCAGCAACGACCGATAACTTCAATCTTTCCCGGTAAACTATATATCGATGGCCTTTCGATCATACGTAATTACCAAATATCAATGATACATCAATCATAATAAGGACGACCATgaatcaatgttgtttcaatatcatTGCTGTCAACTTTATTTTAGGTCGGGTTAGGCCTACATCGGTTTAACAATGGTGATTCAACATCTATTTTGCATCAATATTTCAATGTCGACCATTCTGATGATTCAGATGGAAAATCAATATCTATTCAATGTCAGCTTGCTATCTGGGAGGGTTTTACTgtcctcctgtactttcaaccgttctcggggtatggcagtgcaaattttacctccatgctagcagttaacgttgagtcctatgagaccagcttggggctaactggtctcataggactcaatgttaactgttagcttggaggtaaaatttgcactgtcataactagaaaacggttgaaagtacaagagaccCTATTAtttaaaaccctattatttaactcaagggaaggtgtaatataaccttatttccaaaaatgggacagtatcactttaagacttgCACACAATTCCCTTCTCTTGGAGAAAAACGCACACAGCGAACGttttcatgttctctctctctctctagcctcagccagatgacaccgcaacgcgggttttttttaatccgagttgcaattaagttgcaaccatacagcatgtttcagtaaaagatcatgtcctaatgacaacgacaggcttgcttcagaataggcctacacatttctttatgtgaagttgttgagaacaaagtattcgctaatggccgtgatcgcccatactcttatcatgcaaatgacatgtcacgtAGGGACCTTacaccagtctctgacagtgccagaaagtttcatttttttaacagacccagcaaattttgttttcgatctacagacatatgccatggcttgtttaaaagctgaagatcttagctttttattactaaaaacgatacatttctagcctctcccattccgaagttatgtccattttaagcgacagatagtttaacaaaaaatagcgtcatttcccccctttgtaaaaagcgaaagacggttttattatgctttactctccgcaagcgcgtacatagcaggttcagaatatcagaatgtgcaagctgcatacttgaacattactagatgccacagagacaagttagataaaacaacagactgtgctgaatcatgctgcttagcagcaccatgcttcgtgacaaaGTTGCTCCTACAAGAATAAGCTGCaacatgctgcaacttctggaatattttggaagacattagaacaatcgccagggagtttacagtctacataactgcatggttggccctcacgaagttgtaagtctgatgtctttactcctttcattagttaagtatgatgttttgtatgcaggaggagcatgtcaagttactaaaggaacttcttatcccaacatgtgtactagcatttgctgctagccgacttattttcaaaaccagcatcgcatagttgttatttttcattgtgctgaagtgagtgctacgtgtgaaaataggctaccagctttgcgcatgtggcaccttgtgtagcttgtggagtgactagagtagcgaatcattgccatttaggcatctgttgattgtgtacgctttatgctgcttttttttatttgagaagtttaaactggtgttgaataccaataccgggcaggtatttctccctcctctggaggctgctgcgcgctcaccgcttctctttctgtccattacgcctgtttcaactagtgacatatacataatatgcattgctgataactgtttgggtgcgcagttaaaagataatatgaagctttgcttcgtgtttgtcaggttttttttttcttttttttaagattttgaacacgagtgacccacactgggcagtttgaaacgtaaaatattgacgtggtagaaatgaaagactccacagtccacacaaacagttgtctgatgatgccattgtgcatggaattaatgttgtgcgcaaagctagtggtcactgtgaagatacctcactgtttttggccatgtggctttgacgcagatgtaaacaaatccgtttcgcctgtaacaatggcaacgcaaacgcctgcgttactcgattttcgcactctggaacccattattcgaaaaactcgttttgtgccacgtttctggtgggtttcatatggttaacccaggggaacgttgtcactggcatagaaaatcgttcCCGTATAGCTGGCCCCTTATTCAAAATGGCCAGAGCAGagaagtgactatatttgatgtTGGGAGTTTATGATGTTATAGGaggcaggggaaaaaaaacaaattctgaattgtgtagcctacagaaaTGTTGATGATGAACACCTAAAATGTTGCACACTGTGCATCCTTTAATTATCCAGGTCAGTAAAACCTTTTAGGCAAAAAAACTTTCCTGAATGTTAAGGACAATTTTCTGGACATATCTGTTGGTATCCCATTTCAAAGTCGCACAAAGGCACAATCATACCCCGCTCCAAAATGAGCATTTGAAAAGCCATTATCACACACAAAACGACCAGTGGGACTGCTGGGTAGTTATCACAGCAAGCAAACCTCCAGCTAAAAAACACTCAACGGTGCCCTGCTTGGAAATAATGCTCTCATCCCAGGCTATTATTGCACCATATTGCACATTATCCCATAACATTTCTACAACCATTACAGCAGAGTCCCACTAATCTCATTGGCTCATGCATATCCTGAAGCACCTTTATTTAACAGGcttctctactctaccctactctacttgAAAAAAATAGTGCTATGTGGTGcacccgaaaaaggactgtatTGAAGGGAGCTGGATCAGGTATACAACAAACgccacaggctgtccggccagaacagtatgaagatgtccaatgaagtcagacacacacagatgggaagtGAAACCGTGTAAACCGTGGAAAGTGTGAAATCCATGGTTTTACTAGaaaagtaaaatagaaaatacaaagaCATAAGCatatacatgaatgaatgaaaatacacatgatacactatatacagtacaatatacaatatatacaatgaggagatgaggatagctgcctacagctgctatcttaccaagggggagggggaacatgAAGGTGACTGCCTACAGCAGACACTTAAGCAGGGGGGGATGATAGGAGACATGACACAGCTACCTATAGCTGTGTGGACCTGGGCATGAGTATGTGAATGCTacctacagcagacacacagagcatgcgTTTAACGGACATGAGTGAAATGTAAGCGCTACTCCACCAAAGTAGCACATTACTGAACCAATGTACTCTCTGATGGAACCGCGACATGGAGAATGAGTAACATATACCATGCAGCTACTAGACAATGCaaactgtacagtaaacacaATACAATAAGACATGACATAACATAGTAACAACGCAGTAGCAACTCACTCTCAAAGACGCATGGCAAGAGTACATGAAAGGACGCTGGGACCCTGAAACGCCCAAGATGAGAGAGATGGATCCCAAGTTGAACTGAGCATGGAGTCCCCTTGTGATGAGTGATCTGTGGAGTGACCTgtgtcctggccctatatgcatggagcagcacagcagggtgccgagctAGGGGGTGTGCCTGTTGCCGTGGGCCCCTAGTAGGGCCAGGAGCGGAAATTCACTGAGTGCTcaggtcaggcagaggagagcagtagaggcaggagggagacaggtagcccaccagcaatGCGGGGTATGGGCAACCTGCAGATAACTGTGAGGAGAGGCCTGACTGTTGAGGGCTCAGGgggctcacaattcttaacaCTACTCCAGCCAATTCTGTATGTTAATTAGTCACCAAAAAAgtgcaaaaaaataaatgtaataataaatatatataaataaatatttccaGGCAGGCTGTTTGTGTATCCTAAACAATATTGAGATCAATGTCAtgaaagaggggtgtgtgtgtgtgtgtggggggggggatgctggGGGCATTGTCTGGCTGCCTCACTACTATAGAGACTTTATGCTATTTTGGGGCATTATTGTTAAATGCTtttgtgaagcatttgtagattatcatgtcaacatgaactacagtacattgtgaaaaaaaaatcaaaaaggaaCTGTCAAAAGGGGCATTTTTTAGGGAAAAAggccaggtgctttagcaccaccttgtctctATCTGCATGCCTGTGATTGAGATATTTGGCATGTGAATGTGACTGGTTTCAAATGAATCCTTTACTGCATTTGGGTAATTatgtctttaaaaaataaaataaaaatcaacaATCTGTCTCACCTGCGCTTTGTATAGTGTTTGttcttcttcagtgtgtgtgtgtgcgtgtgtgtgcgtgtgagagagagagagagagatatttacgTATGTGCTGATAATATTGCCAAACCACACCTGACCAAACCACTTTGACCATACCACACCTGACACTCAGTACAGTAAATCTTAGCTCCACCCTTATGTGGCTTATATGACTATCCCATCTACGTACCTGCAAGTCCTGTTTCAGCTTCCCTGAAATGTCTACACAATTGAAGCCTTCCCCTACAGAACTTTCACAGTCCACTTCTTTAACATGTTGACTGCGGTAAGTAAACCTTTTACAGTTTTAGTAGCCAATGTTACAAATTATGCAAAAACAACAGTTATTCTTTGTCATAATTATGTGTCATATATAtaactaaaagtgcccgcaccaactttgatgtcatataactcctgaatgacttaagctatgactacgaaacttggtgacttttcctaaaatgaagttggctacaatgtgataccaaaagattaggtttatcatttttgttgttgccatggcaacggttttatGACAGGTATCATATCTGACCTAAAAATCGCTGAcctaagtctcatcagtgtaccttccttattgcatactacttatggtatagttattccattacattagcataactttaccaaatataatattagcttaattaattatcattaatttatgctaatttatgctaatttgatgacatcatcgcATGTAAAATCAAATAGCTACTTTTATctttaccaatgcacatttcacttcaattttatttcttctttttatttctcattgcttgtgtgtcttatgtagatcggtgttcccaaccttttccaacttagggtccactcgaaattgtcacaaatgttcggggcccacctctgacctgaTTACGAATAAagctcacataaatcagcagcaacacacaccaaaatgtgataatttttagaatattatttcaaggcccacttggtataccttcagggcccaccagtgggtcccagcccataggttgaaaatcactgatgtagatcatgccctgcaaatttggtaataatgtatcctgttgttgagggctgactTCTTGCTTGATGTTGTAagaaactgaagccgctttgccatatctacgacgtgattttgtgacgtaatttttcatatttttttgtattttcatcagcatcaaaaacccttgtgaacatttgaagtggtttgATGCACATATGAACttcaattgatgtgcattacccaagttagatggaaaatacattacggcgacattttgggcaatacaatcaggaaatgatgtcataatgacgtcataatacccaataatgacaccaaactgatgtcgaTCATAGATTGTTGGTTGAAGATCATACGCCCTTCAattcctcaacccccccccccccccccaccccccacgatcccaggaatgccaaaaaagccacGGTCTGAATAGGTTTAATAGTCAATaattgtcaaccacatggaataTCTGTGACATTTGAGAACACAAGTCATGAAGTAGGTGTCAGCAAGATATGCTAGGTGCTTGAATCTGTGTGGTGCTCGGCAATCCAGGTTATCCCCATAAAGGCCTGCTAGCTTGGTAAATCATACAAACCATTTACATTATGGTTTCCAACATTTCTAAAGTGAAGTAAATTTCTTTTCCCCTAAAGGTTGCAGTCCAAAGTGTACAGTCTCAAGATGTCAAGAGGCAGACACACCCTATCATACAAGATATTATGCACAACAAGTTGACAAAGTTGAAAAGGCTTGAATTTCCTGTCAATGCATTATATCCATGTGCAGAATGGCAAGATGATGTGACACCTCTATGTGCAGCTGCTGCCTGTGGTTATGAAAAGATTTGTGCATACCTCTTCAGAAAAGATGCCAATCCCAATATCCTGTCAACTCGGAAGTCAACACCTTTGCTTTATGCAGTGACGTTTAATGCGCCCATTCATGTCATCAAGCAATTATTACGTGGAAAAGCTGACCCTAACTTGGGACTGCCAACTCCGGTACTACAAGCGGCATGGAACAACAGGGAGGATACGGTAAAAGAATTGCTCAAATATGGGGCAGCACCTGATTGGAATTATATACATCAGGCAAATGACAACAATAGCACAATGATACTCTTAGAAATGTTGCAGATGTTATCTTTAGAAGATAACCAAATGTCCACATATGCATTATTTCTCAGTTTTACACTTTCTGTGAAAAAGAAGCGCCCAGAGGAAATCTATCAGCTGTACCAGAATGATTTTTTGGTTGCGCACCCATATTCGCAAGAAAGCCTGTTTGACCGGTTGACCAAAGATCTTGGTCCAGATGCTGAAGAATACCAACAAATGGCCATTAAATGGCTGAAACAATCTCAAAATGTGGAAAGATACTTAGAGGGGACAATTGATCGCCTACGCCTACCAAAAGCAGCGTTTGCCTGCATTCTTCCAAATTTACATTTAGCTTTCTGCCTCATGGAAAAAATCCCTTTAAAGTTCACCTATGACATTGCACCAATCCTACTGCAATTTCTCAAACCAGATCTGGATGGTTCCCTTGAACACAATACTTTACTACTTGAATTGCTCTATATCATCATACAAAAGACCCCTAAGCAGAAAGACGGATCAGATGTTCACTTTGTCGAGAAGTTGTGCAGAAGTATAACCCCCTTTACCAATCCAAGGTACCCAGACGTCATTGGGGCATACACATACAGAATAATAGCACACCTACATTCATATCAGGGTCTACCTGAGATTATCAAAGCCCTTGGCATTACGTCAGTACCTGAAAGAACACTGAACGCTGTGGATGGGCAGATGGATGACACCTTGAAAAAGACACTGAGAGATCTAAATCAAAGGTTATCAGGCCAAGGCCCTGAAGGCCAGACTATAGATCACcatgaagagaagaaaaagaagaaaagtctCACAAATTATGTGTCTGGATCAATGAAAGCCACTGCTGACTGGGGTGTTCCAATGAGTTCAGTTGCAGAATCATGCTCAGCCGATGAAAGTTCAAGTGTTACACCATTCCTCTCCGTTACGGAAACGAAAACTACTCAACGGCGATGGAAAAAGTCTAGTGTTCGCTGGAGGACAAAGTTGGAGAAGCTTGCTAGTATGGGAATGACAGAGGTTAAAACGGTGAAGAATCTCACTTATTGTATCAATCCTGACTACCTGATTGCAAGAGGTAGTGATGGGACTGAGGTCTTTCTTGGCCTCAGAGATGATGGCACTGAAGTTGCCATCAAGCGCATGACCAAGTCGAACTACCAGCTGCTCAAACATGAGGAAGAGTACTTGCGCTTGCCAGAGCTCGAAAGTAAAAGCATTGTGCGATATGTTGACTTTGCTGAGGATGATAACTTTGGATACTTAGTCCTACAGCTCTGTGAGTACACCTTGGAGGAGTATATAGATCAAAATAACCACCATTTACCCAAGGACATTCAGGAAAG carries:
- the LOC134458815 gene encoding serine/threonine-protein kinase/endoribonuclease IRE1-like isoform X1 — its product is MEKIPLKFTYDIAPILLQFLKPDLDGSLEHNTLLLELLYIIIQKTPKQKDGSDVHFVEKLCRSITPFTNPRYPDVIGAYTYRIIAHLHSYQGLPEIIKALGITSVPERTLNAVDGQMDDTLKKTLRDLNQRLSGQGPEGQTIDHHEEKKKKKSLTNYVSGSMKATADWGVPMSSVAESCSADESSSVTPFLSVTETKTTQRRWKKSSVRWRTKLEKLASMGMTEVKTVKNLTYCINPDYLIARGSDGTEVFLGLRDDGTEVAIKRMTKSNYQLLKHEEEYLRLPELESKSIVRYVDFAEDDNFGYLVLQLCEYTLEEYIDQNNHHLPKDIQERMDILKTKVKEVLLSLEVLHNKDTKVLHRDIKPQNVLIDIRGKARLADFGISRRLNDGQTTLRTTPAGTKCWKSREVLEEDTDSGFKRSSDIQVAGMLIYYILSCGHHPFGKGIRCEVNILDGKYNLDLVEDELAKDLIEWMIQAEPSERPGVEETLTHPYFWTSDRRVEYLTKVGNGTEAENFRRTDERLLRELEENTKDKTFHNWRDKFPPDIVLKMDEKQRKAYPENTLALLRFIRNLYEHHAEDAEKIDLMGLFPDLFPSIYKFAKAKGWNSRPSLKKFLNVS